In a genomic window of Equus przewalskii isolate Varuska chromosome 4, EquPr2, whole genome shotgun sequence:
- the TMUB1 gene encoding transmembrane and ubiquitin-like domain-containing protein 1 isoform X2, whose amino-acid sequence MALIEGVGDEVTILFAVLACLLVLALAWVSTHTAEGTNSLPQTSGTPTPAQPSEAMAVTDSIRGEAPGTETPSLRHRGQAAQPEPGTQLPATPPPPDSPQEPLVLRLKFLNDSEQVARVWPHDTIGSLKRTQFPGREQQVRLIYQGQLLGDDTQTLGSLHLPPNCVLHCHVSTRVGPPHPPCPPGSEPGPSGLEIGSLLLPLLLLLLLLLWYCQIQYRPFFPLTATLGLAGFTLLLSLLAFAMYRP is encoded by the exons ATGGCCCTGATTGAAGGGGTGGGTGATGAGGTGACCATCCTTTTCGCGGTGCTTGCCTGCCTTCTGGTGCTGGCTCTCGCCTGGGTCTCAACACACACCGCCGAGGGCACCAACTCACTGCCCCAGACATCAGGGACCCCAACACCAGCACAGCCCAGTGAAGCTATGGCAGTCACCGACAGCATCAGAGGGGAGGCCCCAGGAACCGAGACCCCCAGCTTGAGACACAGAGGTCAGGCTGCAcagccagagcctggcacacagctcccaGCAACGCCGCCACCCCCGGACTCCCCCCAGGAGCCCCTAGTTCTACGGCTGAAATTCCTCAACGATTCAGAGCAGGTGGCCAGAGTCTGGCCTCACGACACCATTGGCTCCCTGAAAAG GACCCAGTTTCCGGGCCGGGAGCAGCAGGTGCGACTCATCTACCAAGGGCAACTGCTAGGAGACGATACCCAGACTCTGGGCAGCCTTCACCTCCCTCCCAACTGCGTTCTCCATTGCCACGTGTCCACGCGGGTCGGTCCCCCACACCCTCCCTGCCCACCGGGGTCAGAGCCAGGCCCCTCCGGGCTGGAAATAGGCagcctgctgctgcccctgctgcttctgcttctgctgctgctctggTACTGCCAGATCCAGTACCGGCCCTTCTTTCCCCTGACCGCCACTCTGGGTCTGGCCGGCTTCACCCTGCTCCTCAGTCTCCTGGCCTTTGCCATGTACCGTCCGTAG
- the TMUB1 gene encoding transmembrane and ubiquitin-like domain-containing protein 1 isoform X1: MRALGELWRDGVRSLLKMRGLLASEPPPHGFFVPLQLGSAAGKAGAMALIEGVGDEVTILFAVLACLLVLALAWVSTHTAEGTNSLPQTSGTPTPAQPSEAMAVTDSIRGEAPGTETPSLRHRGQAAQPEPGTQLPATPPPPDSPQEPLVLRLKFLNDSEQVARVWPHDTIGSLKRTQFPGREQQVRLIYQGQLLGDDTQTLGSLHLPPNCVLHCHVSTRVGPPHPPCPPGSEPGPSGLEIGSLLLPLLLLLLLLLWYCQIQYRPFFPLTATLGLAGFTLLLSLLAFAMYRP, from the exons ATGAGGGCTTTGGGAGAGTTGTGGCGGGATGGGGTCAGGAGCCTGTTGAAGATGAGAGGGCTTTTGGCCAGTGAGCCACCCCCTCATGGGTTCTTTGTGCCTCTCCAGCTCGGTAGCGCAGCAGGCAAGGCAGGTGCCATGGCCCTGATTGAAGGGGTGGGTGATGAGGTGACCATCCTTTTCGCGGTGCTTGCCTGCCTTCTGGTGCTGGCTCTCGCCTGGGTCTCAACACACACCGCCGAGGGCACCAACTCACTGCCCCAGACATCAGGGACCCCAACACCAGCACAGCCCAGTGAAGCTATGGCAGTCACCGACAGCATCAGAGGGGAGGCCCCAGGAACCGAGACCCCCAGCTTGAGACACAGAGGTCAGGCTGCAcagccagagcctggcacacagctcccaGCAACGCCGCCACCCCCGGACTCCCCCCAGGAGCCCCTAGTTCTACGGCTGAAATTCCTCAACGATTCAGAGCAGGTGGCCAGAGTCTGGCCTCACGACACCATTGGCTCCCTGAAAAG GACCCAGTTTCCGGGCCGGGAGCAGCAGGTGCGACTCATCTACCAAGGGCAACTGCTAGGAGACGATACCCAGACTCTGGGCAGCCTTCACCTCCCTCCCAACTGCGTTCTCCATTGCCACGTGTCCACGCGGGTCGGTCCCCCACACCCTCCCTGCCCACCGGGGTCAGAGCCAGGCCCCTCCGGGCTGGAAATAGGCagcctgctgctgcccctgctgcttctgcttctgctgctgctctggTACTGCCAGATCCAGTACCGGCCCTTCTTTCCCCTGACCGCCACTCTGGGTCTGGCCGGCTTCACCCTGCTCCTCAGTCTCCTGGCCTTTGCCATGTACCGTCCGTAG